ATAACTGTCGATCTTCCCCTTGAGTCTAGCAACTTCGATCATCTTGAAGCTTTCCTAATATACCGGGGCAAATACAGACGAAGACTTCACAAGAGGTATCAGGAATATATTTCTTCACGAATAGTGAATGATGATGCGATCGCCCCTTCCTCTTAATCTACTTGAGAATCCGGGACAGTGGGAGGGACAACGCCTTCAAACAAAGCGGAATAATCAGCATCGGCGTATCCTTGCTGAATTGCAGTTTCTAGGATTTGACGGACGCCTTGTAATGCAGCAGGGTTGAGTCCGCTCTCTGCGGCGGTGGCGATCGCCAAGTTCATATCCTTCAGTAAGTGCTTAGTCGGGAAATTAGGATTTTCAAAGTTGCGATCGCACATGCGCGCCAGTTTTTTATCAAAGGTCGGTGCATACAGGGCACTCTGACGCACCACCTGCATAAATGTATCGACCTCGACGCCATAGCGCTGCACCAGTCCCAAACTGAAGGAGAAGGCCGCCGTTAGGGAACCAATAAGCTGATTCATGGCAAGTTTCAGCGCAGCGGCTGATCCGACGGTGCCAACGTATAAAGGATCAGCCCCGAACACGTTCAATACAGGAAGCCATTGCTCGTACAGATCAGGCGTCGCACCCACCATCACAATCAGCGTTCCGGCCTTCGCTTCGGGAATGCTGCCCAAGACCGGGGCTTCCAAGTACTGACCACCCGCAGCTTCAATATCGTGCTGGAGCTGCTGGCTTTCTTGGGGTGCGATTGTACTCATCTGAATAATCGTTTTGCCGTGCAAATTTGGGCGATCGCCAGAGGGAAAAAGCACCTGACGAATTGCCACCGCATCAGTCAGCATGAGAACCACCGCATCCACCTGGGCGATCGCCGCCGCCGCCGAGTCTGCGATCGTAGCCCCCGCCTGTTGCAACGGTTCCGCCTTCGTGCGCGTGCGGTTATACACCGTGACCGGATAGCCCGCCTCCAACAACCGCTGCGCCATCGGCAACCCCATCAATCCGATTCCAATTAATCCAATCCGAGTCATCACATCTCCAACCTCAACTCCTCAATCGTTACACACTCCCCCGCTCCCTCCCCCACCCCTTCACCCCTTCACTCCCCCA
This genomic interval from Synechococcales cyanobacterium T60_A2020_003 contains the following:
- a CDS encoding NAD(P)-dependent oxidoreductase → MTRIGLIGIGLMGLPMAQRLLEAGYPVTVYNRTRTKAEPLQQAGATIADSAAAAIAQVDAVVLMLTDAVAIRQVLFPSGDRPNLHGKTIIQMSTIAPQESQQLQHDIEAAGGQYLEAPVLGSIPEAKAGTLIVMVGATPDLYEQWLPVLNVFGADPLYVGTVGSAAALKLAMNQLIGSLTAAFSFSLGLVQRYGVEVDTFMQVVRQSALYAPTFDKKLARMCDRNFENPNFPTKHLLKDMNLAIATAAESGLNPAALQGVRQILETAIQQGYADADYSALFEGVVPPTVPDSQVD